The following coding sequences lie in one Deinobacterium chartae genomic window:
- a CDS encoding alpha/beta fold hydrolase — protein sequence MILLLHAYPLSGRMWAALEAELRARGAQTWAPDYPGFGGTPGALRGLPDLARDLLAELEARGARDISAIGLSMGGYLLFELLRQDPERFGALVFADTRAEADPPELRERREQQAKRALEEGLDWLPQAALPGLLSQQAPEALQQQVRDLIAQASPQGVAAALRAMAKRPDSRDLLPELRVPVLALAGSHDTLTPPEALRSLAARVPGAEYREIPGAGHLASLEAPDAFNAAVIGFLEAHGRL from the coding sequence ATGATCTTGCTGTTGCACGCCTATCCGCTTTCCGGCCGCATGTGGGCTGCCCTCGAGGCCGAACTGCGCGCCCGGGGTGCCCAGACCTGGGCGCCCGACTACCCCGGCTTCGGCGGCACCCCCGGCGCCCTGCGGGGCCTGCCCGACCTGGCACGCGACCTGCTGGCCGAACTCGAGGCGCGGGGAGCGCGCGACATCAGCGCCATAGGGCTCTCGATGGGCGGCTACCTGCTGTTCGAACTGCTGCGGCAAGACCCAGAGCGCTTCGGCGCACTGGTCTTTGCCGACACCCGCGCCGAGGCCGATCCGCCCGAACTGCGCGAACGCCGAGAACAGCAGGCGAAACGGGCCCTCGAGGAGGGCCTGGACTGGCTGCCGCAAGCGGCCCTCCCCGGACTGCTCTCGCAGCAAGCCCCCGAGGCATTGCAGCAGCAGGTGCGCGACCTGATCGCGCAGGCAAGCCCCCAGGGCGTGGCCGCCGCGCTGCGCGCCATGGCTAAGCGCCCCGACTCGCGCGATCTGCTGCCCGAACTGCGCGTGCCCGTTTTGGCCCTGGCCGGATCGCACGACACCCTCACCCCCCCGGAGGCACTGCGCTCGCTGGCCGCGCGCGTCCCCGGCGCCGAGTACCGCGAGATTCCCGGCGCAGGGCACCTCGCCAGCCTCGAGGCTCCTGACGCCTTTAACGCGGCGGTGATCGGCTTCCTCGAGGCGCACGGTCGGCTGTAG
- a CDS encoding M42 family metallopeptidase has protein sequence MSLNFLKSLLEAAAPSGFESRAAAVWAQEAQTFAERVYRDHYGNVYAEVGPEDAPAVMLSGHLDEIGLMVTHVDDKGLIYVGAIGGWDPQVLVAQRVRLLAEDGDLVGVVGKKPIHLMSASDRDKVSQIDDLWIDVGLEAAEVKRRVRVGTVGVIEQPVLVVGERVMSPSIDNRIGAYVVLEALRKAAGSGRRVVAVASSQEEIGAYGARVAANRLDPVVAIAVDVTFETTQPGVDVKRVGEAPFGSGANLAVSPLLSPKVLRDLIATAERENIPYTLGANPRRTSTDADEIVLAKTGVPGAVVSIPNRYMHSPSEMIDMRDVRACIDLIAAYAGSLEASPDFTR, from the coding sequence GTGAGCCTGAACTTTCTGAAATCCCTGCTGGAGGCCGCCGCACCCAGCGGCTTTGAATCCCGCGCCGCCGCGGTGTGGGCCCAGGAAGCCCAGACCTTTGCCGAACGCGTCTACCGCGACCACTACGGCAACGTGTACGCCGAAGTCGGCCCCGAAGACGCCCCGGCGGTGATGCTCTCGGGTCACCTGGACGAGATCGGCCTGATGGTCACGCACGTGGACGACAAGGGCCTGATCTACGTGGGTGCCATCGGCGGCTGGGACCCGCAGGTGCTGGTCGCCCAGCGCGTGCGCCTGCTGGCCGAGGACGGCGACTTGGTGGGCGTGGTCGGCAAGAAGCCGATTCACCTGATGAGCGCCTCGGACCGCGATAAGGTCTCGCAGATCGACGACCTGTGGATCGACGTGGGCCTCGAGGCCGCCGAGGTCAAGCGCCGCGTGCGGGTCGGCACGGTGGGCGTGATCGAGCAGCCGGTGCTGGTGGTCGGCGAGCGGGTGATGAGCCCCAGCATCGACAACCGCATCGGAGCCTACGTGGTCCTCGAGGCGCTGCGCAAGGCGGCGGGCTCGGGCCGCCGCGTCGTGGCGGTTGCTTCCTCGCAGGAGGAGATCGGCGCTTACGGCGCACGGGTCGCGGCCAACCGCCTCGACCCGGTGGTGGCCATCGCGGTGGACGTGACCTTCGAGACCACCCAGCCCGGAGTGGACGTCAAACGGGTGGGCGAGGCCCCCTTCGGCTCGGGCGCGAACCTGGCGGTGTCGCCGCTGCTGAGCCCCAAGGTGCTGCGCGACCTGATCGCCACCGCCGAGCGCGAGAACATTCCCTACACCCTGGGAGCGAACCCGCGCCGCACCTCCACCGACGCGGACGAGATCGTGCTGGCCAAGACCGGCGTGCCCGGCGCGGTGGTCTCGATTCCCAACCGCTACATGCATTCGCCCAGCGAGATGATCGACATGCGCGACGTTCGTGCCTGCATCGACCTGATCGCGGCTTACGCCGGCAGCCTCGAGGCAAGCCCCGACTTCACCCGCTGA
- a CDS encoding ABC transporter permease, which produces MTSAASNATRTRTFFQAAWVKFRKHKLARVGGAVLLLLYLAALFADFLAPYPEIHGFRNFSYAPPTQIHFQDEQGRWTRPFVYGFQIGRDPNTFQKILIEDKSKKFPLYFFVRGEPYKLFGFIPADIRLFGGPAFTTSSEEVAVFLWGADDFGRDIWGRIWYGARVSLCVGIAAALCAIVLGMFFGGLAGFYAGINSRISFGYGNRELYAHLRAARGAALAWMLLKRVGHLALCLGMAYLAYTTLVGYLSTARGLELFIGSLFVAGAAWLLYVLFWTGIRLDPDNVIMRLTEVLSAIPGLLLLVILRALFPQQLSPTATFYIVVAILALVGWGGLARVIRSQILSIREAEYSQAARALGASDTRIIVRHILPQVATYLIVTVSLAIPGFILSESGLSFLNLGISEPAASWGLMLSKAQANGITAFTDRPFLLIPGFFIFLAILSWSFLGDGLRDAFDPRSK; this is translated from the coding sequence ATGACTTCGGCGGCCAGCAACGCGACCCGCACCCGGACCTTTTTCCAGGCCGCCTGGGTCAAGTTCCGCAAGCACAAGTTGGCCCGCGTCGGCGGCGCGGTGCTGCTGCTCCTGTACCTGGCGGCCCTCTTCGCGGACTTCCTGGCTCCTTACCCGGAGATTCACGGCTTCCGCAACTTCAGCTATGCGCCGCCCACCCAGATTCATTTCCAAGACGAGCAGGGCCGCTGGACCCGTCCGTTCGTGTACGGCTTTCAGATCGGACGCGACCCGAACACGTTTCAGAAGATCCTGATCGAGGACAAGAGCAAGAAGTTCCCGCTGTACTTCTTCGTGCGCGGCGAGCCGTACAAACTGTTCGGCTTCATCCCGGCTGATATCCGCCTGTTCGGTGGCCCGGCCTTTACCACCTCGAGCGAGGAGGTGGCGGTCTTCTTGTGGGGAGCAGACGACTTCGGACGTGACATCTGGGGCCGCATCTGGTACGGAGCGCGCGTCAGCCTGTGCGTGGGCATCGCAGCGGCCCTGTGCGCGATCGTTCTGGGAATGTTCTTCGGCGGACTGGCCGGCTTTTACGCCGGTATCAACTCGCGGATCTCTTTTGGGTACGGCAACCGTGAACTGTACGCTCACCTGCGCGCAGCGCGCGGCGCGGCACTCGCCTGGATGCTGCTCAAGCGCGTGGGTCACCTGGCGCTATGCCTGGGGATGGCTTACCTGGCCTATACCACGCTGGTCGGCTACCTCTCGACCGCCCGGGGCCTCGAGCTGTTCATCGGGTCGCTGTTCGTGGCGGGTGCCGCGTGGCTGCTGTACGTCCTGTTCTGGACCGGCATCCGCCTCGATCCGGACAACGTGATCATGCGCCTGACCGAGGTGCTCTCCGCCATCCCGGGCCTGCTGCTGCTGGTCATTTTGCGTGCGCTCTTTCCGCAGCAGCTCTCCCCTACCGCCACCTTCTACATCGTGGTCGCCATTCTGGCACTGGTGGGCTGGGGCGGCCTTGCGCGCGTGATCCGCAGCCAGATCCTGTCGATCCGCGAGGCCGAGTACTCGCAGGCCGCCCGCGCGCTGGGTGCTTCGGACACCCGCATCATCGTGCGGCACATTCTGCCTCAGGTCGCCACCTACCTGATCGTGACCGTCTCGCTGGCCATCCCGGGCTTCATCCTGTCCGAGTCGGGTCTGAGCTTCCTGAACCTGGGCATCTCCGAGCCCGCCGCCTCGTGGGGTCTGATGCTCTCCAAGGCGCAGGCCAACGGCATCACCGCCTTCACCGACCGCCCCTTCCTGCTGATCCCGGGCTTTTTCATCTTCCTGGCGATCTTGAGCTGGTCGTTTTTGGGCGACGGGTTGCGCGACGCCTTCGACCCGCGCTCGAAATAA
- a CDS encoding sensor histidine kinase, with amino-acid sequence MSPLSRLMARLDLLHPASEPEGLRRRIRTARNYLPLIIISVVLFYELVFVRLGGPTFELWARLLFYGGVGPLVTFFTVEWIAEGVRVRERAELELVSLSEELRRSLRRLDTVQQLIRQLAEARDLEEVLDAAVVGVVRATGAQSGVLRLLGGIERACDASGTLIPHDPASPQEAQAESWEVSLPLNVPEARLGSLSLRFDSVPGLETRSLLDALASEIATAIRSAQQRSRDLLSLYEVDRSIRAERNMDRLLERILDQMAERAGAQASAAYLVDEDDVLRLEFARDFGGQVWHGGPVSAFAKRVAAERRPLRINGPDESSVLSGSGTAVGLPMLQGDRLEGVLILAHRDTQALSDARLPLLGLLANQATLAVRNARAYLYSEELAIGEERNRIAREIHDGVAQSLAFSAIKLELVERLISKDPERASAEIQQIRQILREQIKEVRRSIFALRPIDLERYGLVETVRKYVQDFGEQNGLKAHLEIEGEVHLPPSDEAGLFRILQESLNNVAKHARASNVWVRLEGGEYATLTVRDDGVGFDPQAVSGRVSSAGGLGLGQMRERMESHGGRYRVESAPGQGTLVTAQLPQS; translated from the coding sequence ATGTCACCGCTCTCACGCCTGATGGCCCGCCTGGACCTGCTGCATCCGGCTTCCGAGCCCGAAGGCCTGCGTCGGCGCATCCGCACCGCCCGCAACTACCTGCCTCTGATCATCATCTCGGTGGTGCTGTTCTACGAGCTGGTGTTCGTGCGGCTGGGCGGCCCCACCTTCGAGCTGTGGGCGAGGCTGCTGTTTTACGGAGGGGTCGGTCCGCTGGTCACCTTCTTCACGGTGGAGTGGATCGCCGAGGGGGTACGGGTGCGCGAACGCGCCGAACTCGAACTGGTCTCGCTCTCCGAGGAGCTGCGCCGCTCGCTGCGCCGCCTGGACACCGTGCAGCAGCTGATTCGCCAGCTCGCCGAAGCCCGCGACCTCGAGGAGGTGTTGGACGCCGCCGTGGTGGGCGTGGTGCGTGCCACCGGAGCCCAGAGCGGCGTCTTGCGGCTGCTGGGCGGCATCGAGCGCGCCTGCGACGCCTCGGGCACCTTGATCCCCCATGACCCGGCCAGCCCTCAGGAAGCCCAGGCCGAATCGTGGGAGGTCTCGCTGCCGCTGAACGTTCCCGAAGCCCGACTGGGCAGCCTGTCGCTGCGCTTCGACAGCGTTCCAGGCCTGGAAACCCGCTCGCTGCTCGACGCGCTCGCCTCCGAGATCGCGACCGCCATCCGCAGCGCGCAGCAGCGCAGCCGCGACCTGCTCTCGCTGTACGAGGTGGATCGCTCGATCCGCGCCGAACGCAACATGGACCGCCTGCTCGAGCGCATCTTGGATCAGATGGCCGAACGCGCCGGAGCCCAGGCGAGTGCCGCTTACCTGGTCGACGAGGACGACGTGCTGCGCCTCGAGTTCGCCCGCGACTTCGGAGGGCAGGTGTGGCACGGCGGGCCGGTCTCGGCCTTCGCCAAGCGCGTGGCCGCCGAACGCCGCCCGCTGCGCATCAACGGCCCCGACGAAAGCAGCGTCCTGAGCGGCAGCGGCACCGCCGTGGGCCTGCCGATGCTGCAAGGAGACCGCCTCGAGGGCGTCCTGATCCTGGCACACCGCGACACCCAGGCCCTCTCGGACGCGCGGCTGCCGCTGCTGGGCCTGCTCGCCAACCAGGCGACCCTGGCGGTCCGCAACGCCCGCGCCTACCTGTACAGCGAAGAGCTCGCCATCGGCGAGGAACGCAACCGCATCGCCCGCGAGATTCACGACGGCGTGGCGCAGTCGCTGGCCTTCTCGGCCATCAAGCTCGAACTGGTCGAGCGCCTGATCTCCAAAGACCCCGAGCGGGCCAGCGCGGAAATCCAGCAGATCCGCCAGATCCTGCGCGAGCAGATCAAGGAGGTGCGGCGTTCGATCTTCGCGCTGCGCCCGATCGACCTCGAGCGCTACGGACTGGTCGAGACCGTGCGCAAGTACGTGCAGGACTTCGGCGAGCAAAACGGCCTGAAGGCCCACCTCGAGATCGAAGGCGAGGTCCACCTGCCCCCCTCGGACGAGGCCGGGTTGTTCCGCATCCTGCAAGAAAGCCTGAACAACGTCGCCAAGCACGCCCGGGCCAGCAACGTATGGGTGCGCCTCGAGGGCGGCGAGTACGCCACGCTGACCGTGCGCGACGACGGGGTGGGCTTTGACCCGCAGGCGGTGAGCGGCCGGGTCTCCTCAGCGGGCGGGCTGGGACTCGGGCAGATGCGCGAGCGCATGGAGTCGCACGGCGGGCGCTACCGCGTCGAGAGTGCCCCCGGTCAGGGCACGCTGGTCACCGCTCAGTTGCCCCAGAGCTGA
- a CDS encoding ABC transporter substrate-binding protein, whose protein sequence is MKRIALVGISLALMGFAAAQEKVVKPTTATPKTGGTYRNSFLGDPKTFNPFVTKDNTSTTVIGAFLSGLMQYDPYTQEVIPDLAASYKIENGGRRIIFNLRKGVKWSDGKPFTADDVIFSAQVHADPKVNSNNISSFNINGKAVKWTKVDADTVRADFPTVYAPALLQAWPIAPRHIFEPAYKAGKVTELWGVGTDPKDLVGVGPFLLSRYVKGERLEFTANPNTYVKDDKGRKAPYLRGYTTQILGDQNAQLAKFLAGDLDAFNAANADQVASVLAKTKSGLNATILPNADTTFGTEFIVFNWNNKDAAKAKLFRQTKFRQAMAHLVNKKDMVEIAMGGLGQPQWSPVSLGAKQFIKSNVKKYEYNTAQALKLLGELGYRKKNAQGILVDAQGKPLSFTFVTNQGNIVREKIAQIFAEDLKKVGIDVRYRPIDFNEMVRQLTTPDDKGLRDFDAILIGLTGGVEPAFSRNTWELNGTLHMWNLGGKNPESWEVLIDKVVKEGATTLDLKKRQAAYNKWQDLVAEHLPVIYTVSPAYNPAFNNRLGGLFDRKDINNFAGIFPQLETVFVQ, encoded by the coding sequence ATGAAGCGTATCGCGTTGGTCGGTATCTCTTTGGCTCTGATGGGATTTGCAGCTGCTCAGGAAAAAGTGGTCAAGCCCACGACCGCTACCCCCAAGACCGGTGGCACCTACCGCAACTCTTTCCTGGGTGACCCCAAGACCTTCAACCCCTTTGTCACCAAGGACAACACCTCGACCACGGTCATCGGTGCCTTCCTGAGCGGGCTGATGCAGTACGACCCCTACACCCAGGAAGTCATTCCGGACCTGGCCGCGTCGTACAAGATTGAAAACGGCGGACGCCGCATCATCTTTAACCTGCGCAAGGGCGTGAAGTGGTCGGACGGCAAGCCCTTCACCGCCGACGACGTGATCTTCTCGGCGCAGGTGCACGCCGATCCCAAGGTGAACTCCAACAACATATCCAGCTTCAACATCAACGGCAAGGCGGTCAAGTGGACCAAGGTCGATGCCGATACGGTCCGCGCCGACTTCCCCACCGTCTATGCCCCGGCGCTGCTGCAGGCTTGGCCCATCGCGCCCAGGCACATCTTCGAGCCCGCCTACAAGGCCGGCAAGGTCACCGAACTGTGGGGCGTGGGCACCGATCCCAAGGACCTCGTGGGCGTAGGGCCCTTCCTGCTCAGCCGTTACGTCAAGGGCGAGCGTCTCGAGTTCACCGCCAATCCCAACACCTACGTCAAGGACGACAAGGGCCGCAAGGCACCTTACCTGCGGGGCTACACCACCCAGATCCTGGGCGACCAGAACGCCCAGCTGGCCAAGTTCCTGGCCGGCGACCTCGACGCTTTCAACGCTGCCAACGCCGACCAGGTGGCCTCGGTGCTCGCCAAGACCAAGAGCGGCCTGAACGCCACCATCTTGCCCAACGCCGACACCACCTTCGGCACCGAGTTCATCGTGTTCAACTGGAACAACAAGGACGCCGCCAAGGCCAAACTGTTCCGCCAGACCAAGTTCCGTCAGGCCATGGCGCACCTGGTGAACAAGAAGGACATGGTCGAGATCGCCATGGGCGGCCTGGGTCAGCCGCAGTGGAGCCCGGTGTCGCTGGGTGCCAAGCAGTTCATCAAGAGCAACGTCAAGAAGTACGAGTACAACACGGCTCAGGCCCTCAAGCTGCTGGGCGAGCTGGGCTACCGCAAGAAGAACGCCCAGGGCATCCTGGTCGACGCGCAGGGCAAGCCGCTGAGCTTTACCTTCGTCACCAACCAGGGCAACATCGTGCGTGAAAAGATCGCGCAGATCTTCGCCGAGGACCTCAAGAAAGTCGGCATCGACGTGCGTTACCGCCCGATCGACTTCAACGAGATGGTCCGTCAGCTGACCACCCCAGACGACAAGGGCCTGCGTGACTTCGATGCGATCCTCATCGGCCTGACCGGCGGCGTCGAACCGGCCTTCAGCCGCAACACCTGGGAACTCAACGGTACGCTGCACATGTGGAACCTGGGCGGCAAGAACCCCGAGTCCTGGGAAGTCCTGATCGACAAGGTGGTCAAGGAAGGGGCCACCACGCTCGACCTCAAGAAGCGTCAGGCCGCCTACAACAAGTGGCAGGACCTGGTGGCCGAGCACCTTCCGGTGATCTACACCGTCTCGCCCGCCTACAACCCGGCCTTTAACAACCGCCTGGGCGGCCTGTTCGACCGCAAGGACATCAACAACTTCGCCGGCATCTTCCCGCAGCTGGAGACCGTCTTCGTCCAATAA
- the dusA gene encoding tRNA dihydrouridine(20/20a) synthase DusA: MSPRPPHTLSVAPMMDWTDRHDRFFLRQITRRTLLYTEMVTTGAILHGKKHQLLDFSPEEQPLALQLGGNDPRELAESARIGADWGYAEINLNCGCPSDRVQSGRFGACLMAEPETVARGVEAMRAAVDLPVTVKHRIGIDDLDSYEHLSRFVSTVAAAGCETFIVHARKAWLQGLSPKENREIPPLSYETVQRLKQDFPGLTIVLNGGVKSLEAARAHLAWADGVMIGREAYQNPYVLALADRRIFGENTPAPTRREVLERMFPYVERMLAQDVYLSRITRHMLGLFQGQPGARGWKRHLSENAHRPGAGMAVLREAMSRVPDAVLDARPEVDAQTAAAH, translated from the coding sequence ATGTCGCCCCGCCCGCCCCATACCCTTTCGGTCGCGCCGATGATGGACTGGACCGACCGCCACGACCGCTTTTTTTTGCGCCAGATCACGCGCCGCACCCTGCTGTACACCGAGATGGTCACCACCGGTGCGATCTTGCACGGCAAGAAGCATCAGCTGCTCGACTTTTCGCCCGAGGAACAACCTCTGGCGCTGCAGCTCGGCGGCAACGACCCGCGCGAGCTGGCCGAGTCGGCGCGTATCGGGGCGGATTGGGGCTACGCCGAGATCAACTTGAACTGCGGCTGTCCTTCGGACCGGGTGCAGTCGGGCCGCTTCGGAGCCTGCCTGATGGCCGAGCCCGAAACGGTTGCGCGCGGCGTGGAGGCGATGCGCGCGGCGGTGGATCTGCCGGTGACGGTCAAGCACCGTATCGGCATCGACGACCTCGACTCGTACGAGCACCTCAGCCGCTTCGTGAGCACCGTGGCCGCCGCAGGCTGCGAGACTTTTATCGTGCACGCCCGCAAGGCCTGGCTGCAAGGCCTCAGCCCCAAGGAGAACCGCGAGATCCCGCCGCTCTCGTACGAGACCGTGCAGCGCCTCAAGCAGGACTTTCCGGGGCTGACCATCGTGCTCAACGGCGGCGTGAAAAGCCTCGAGGCAGCCCGGGCGCACCTCGCCTGGGCCGACGGCGTGATGATCGGCCGCGAGGCCTACCAGAACCCCTACGTGCTGGCGCTGGCCGACCGACGGATCTTCGGTGAAAACACCCCTGCTCCCACCCGCCGCGAGGTCCTCGAGAGGATGTTCCCTTACGTGGAGCGCATGCTGGCGCAGGACGTGTACCTGAGCCGCATCACCCGGCACATGCTGGGCCTGTTCCAGGGGCAGCCCGGGGCGCGCGGCTGGAAACGGCACCTCTCCGAGAACGCGCACCGGCCCGGAGCGGGCATGGCGGTGCTGCGCGAGGCCATGAGCCGCGTCCCCGACGCGGTGCTCGACGCGCGCCCCGAGGTGGATGCACAGACGGCCGCCGCGCACTGA
- a CDS encoding RNA methyltransferase, whose translation MLVSPKEPGNIGASARAMLNMGVSDLRLVAPRCDPHDDMAMRMAVHAREVVRGARVYESLEAALADRDYAIGTTARERADLEPPRYPRELRPRVRSAHAPAVVFGPEESGLSNDDLMRCQATLRIPTGPYASLNLAQAVLLTTYELTQADREVEAGTVPNRASREELEGFYTHLETFMREVGYTDEARTPHMLRLYRKIFDRADLSSDEVRMLRGLWAQGLWAARRTQS comes from the coding sequence GTGCTGGTTTCCCCCAAGGAACCGGGCAACATCGGTGCCTCGGCGCGGGCCATGCTGAACATGGGCGTCTCCGACCTGCGCCTTGTCGCTCCCCGCTGCGACCCGCACGACGACATGGCCATGCGCATGGCCGTGCACGCCCGCGAGGTGGTGCGCGGAGCGCGCGTCTATGAAAGCCTCGAGGCCGCCCTGGCCGACCGCGACTATGCGATCGGCACCACGGCGCGCGAGCGGGCGGACCTCGAGCCTCCCCGCTACCCGCGCGAACTGCGCCCTCGGGTACGCTCGGCGCACGCCCCCGCCGTGGTGTTCGGTCCCGAGGAGTCCGGGCTCTCCAACGACGACCTGATGCGCTGCCAGGCCACCTTGCGCATTCCCACCGGGCCGTACGCCTCGCTCAACCTCGCTCAGGCGGTGCTGCTGACCACCTATGAACTCACCCAGGCCGACCGCGAGGTCGAGGCGGGCACGGTCCCCAACCGCGCCTCGAGAGAGGAGCTCGAGGGCTTTTACACCCACCTCGAGACCTTCATGCGCGAGGTGGGCTACACCGACGAGGCCCGCACCCCGCACATGCTGCGGCTGTACCGCAAGATCTTTGACCGCGCCGACCTCAGCTCCGACGAGGTGCGCATGCTGCGCGGGCTGTGGGCGCAGGGCCTGTGGGCCGCACGCCGCACGCAATCTTGA
- a CDS encoding glycogen synthase — MALSVLHVASEVYPYSRSGGLADVLGALPAEQARLGAEVAVISPWYAPLGGERSPREVTRVAVPGLTETARVGVLREGGVTYVFVGLEAFARERLYGYPDDVRRFCDFARAVPLAAAALGLRPSVIHAHDWSSGLVPAILRYTDVPPSQRSAKLVYTIHNLQYQGRWNAAEVLAWTGLPGWLLNPEGIEFYGDVNLMKAGIVCSDFVTTVSPHYAWEITTPEYGEGLDGILRVAQARGRLGGILNGLDQERWDPRSDPYVPHYADLEGKGAARALLRREFGFDDRPIVGMVTRLADQKGIDLVLDALPTLLRHVNVVILGGGDTFYEGTLTALSEGSRVLGFRSGLNEELAHRIYAGSDAFLMPSRFEPCGLSQMIAMRYGTLPIVRDTGGLHDTVSPDIGFLFLEQRADALLEAARRAKAAAEHPGEWQRRVQAAMALDWSWRGPASEYLELYGRL; from the coding sequence ATGGCCCTCTCTGTGCTGCACGTTGCGTCGGAAGTCTATCCCTACTCGAGGTCCGGAGGTCTCGCGGACGTCCTGGGTGCCCTGCCCGCCGAGCAGGCCCGGCTGGGTGCGGAAGTTGCGGTGATCTCACCGTGGTACGCCCCACTGGGCGGAGAGCGCAGCCCGCGCGAGGTCACGCGGGTCGCCGTACCGGGACTGACCGAGACCGCACGGGTTGGGGTGCTGCGCGAGGGTGGGGTCACCTACGTGTTCGTGGGCCTCGAGGCTTTTGCGCGCGAGCGGCTGTACGGCTACCCGGATGACGTGCGGCGCTTCTGTGACTTCGCGCGGGCGGTCCCGCTGGCCGCTGCCGCCCTGGGCCTGCGCCCGAGCGTGATCCACGCGCACGACTGGTCGTCGGGGCTGGTCCCGGCCATCTTGCGCTACACCGACGTGCCGCCCTCGCAGCGCTCGGCAAAGCTGGTCTACACCATTCACAACCTGCAGTACCAGGGGCGCTGGAACGCCGCGGAGGTGCTCGCGTGGACCGGGCTGCCCGGCTGGCTGCTGAACCCGGAGGGCATCGAGTTCTACGGCGACGTGAACCTGATGAAGGCCGGGATCGTGTGCTCGGACTTTGTCACGACCGTTTCTCCGCACTACGCCTGGGAGATCACCACGCCCGAATACGGCGAGGGCCTCGACGGCATCTTGCGGGTGGCGCAGGCGCGCGGGCGGCTGGGCGGCATCCTCAACGGTCTCGATCAGGAGCGCTGGGACCCGCGCAGCGACCCGTATGTCCCCCACTACGCGGACCTCGAGGGCAAGGGGGCAGCGCGCGCGCTGCTGCGGCGCGAGTTCGGCTTCGATGACCGCCCGATTGTGGGCATGGTGACCCGGCTGGCCGACCAGAAGGGCATCGATCTGGTGCTCGACGCGCTGCCGACGCTGCTGCGCCATGTGAACGTGGTGATCTTGGGCGGCGGTGACACGTTTTACGAGGGTACCCTCACGGCCCTCAGCGAGGGCAGCCGGGTGCTGGGCTTCCGCAGCGGCCTCAACGAGGAGCTCGCACACCGCATCTACGCCGGTTCGGATGCCTTCTTGATGCCCAGCCGCTTCGAGCCCTGCGGCCTGAGCCAGATGATCGCCATGCGCTACGGAACGCTGCCCATCGTGCGCGATACCGGCGGGCTGCACGACACGGTCTCGCCGGACATCGGCTTCTTGTTCCTCGAGCAGCGTGCCGATGCGCTGCTCGAGGCGGCCCGCCGCGCCAAGGCGGCGGCAGAACACCCGGGCGAGTGGCAGCGCCGGGTGCAGGCCGCCATGGCGCTCGACTGGAGCTGGCGGGGCCCGGCCAGCGAGTACCTGGAGCTGTACGGTCGGCTGTAG
- a CDS encoding ABC transporter permease yields the protein MTTFILRRLLNLIPTFIGATLLAFVIVQAAPGDFTTRFLLDPSLDKNYVAELQRQFGLDQPVTTQYLKWLTGVMTGYLGLSLNYQTDVWNVIGPRIANSMVLVIGGVIFLWAVAIPVGVFTAVRQRTTGDYVVSFLSFVGLAVPSFFLALLALFFIVWFNDAVGARILPLTGMRSQTIAGIPFAEAPLYRQWLDILWHALPLIIVSSVDGIAGLGRVMRGQVLDQLNSDYIRTARAKGLAGRVVLYKHALRNAIVPFIAGIGGLLPALVSGAGFVEVVMGWPGLTPLALEALAAQDIYVLMGLTTLTTLLLILGNLLSDLLLAAVDPRIRYS from the coding sequence ATGACGACCTTCATCCTGCGCAGGCTGCTGAACCTGATCCCGACCTTTATTGGAGCGACGCTGCTGGCCTTTGTCATCGTGCAGGCGGCTCCGGGTGACTTCACCACCCGCTTCTTGCTCGATCCCAGCCTCGACAAGAACTACGTGGCCGAACTGCAGCGGCAGTTCGGCCTGGACCAGCCGGTCACCACCCAGTACCTCAAGTGGCTGACCGGCGTGATGACCGGTTACCTGGGGTTGTCGCTGAACTACCAGACCGACGTGTGGAACGTGATCGGGCCCCGCATTGCCAACTCGATGGTGCTGGTGATCGGCGGCGTGATCTTTCTGTGGGCGGTGGCCATTCCGGTCGGAGTGTTCACGGCGGTGCGCCAGCGCACCACCGGCGACTACGTGGTGAGCTTTCTGTCCTTCGTGGGCCTGGCGGTTCCCAGCTTCTTCCTGGCGCTGCTCGCCCTGTTTTTCATCGTATGGTTCAACGATGCGGTGGGCGCGCGGATTCTGCCGCTGACCGGCATGCGCTCGCAGACCATCGCGGGCATTCCGTTCGCCGAAGCCCCACTGTACCGGCAATGGCTGGACATCCTGTGGCATGCCCTGCCCCTGATCATCGTCAGCAGCGTGGACGGCATCGCCGGATTGGGCCGGGTGATGCGCGGGCAGGTGCTGGACCAGCTGAACAGCGACTACATCCGCACCGCGCGCGCCAAGGGTCTGGCCGGACGGGTGGTGCTCTACAAACACGCCCTGCGCAACGCCATCGTGCCCTTTATCGCCGGAATCGGCGGTCTGCTGCCCGCGCTGGTGAGCGGTGCCGGCTTTGTGGAAGTGGTGATGGGCTGGCCAGGGCTGACCCCGCTGGCCCTCGAGGCACTCGCCGCTCAGGACATTTACGTGCTGATGGGACTGACCACACTGACCACCCTGCTGCTGATCTTGGGCAACCTTCTCTCGGACCTGCTGCTGGCCGCGGTGGATCCGCGCATCCGGTACTCGTGA